The Streptomyces albofaciens JCM 4342 genome has a segment encoding these proteins:
- a CDS encoding DUF6415 family natural product biosynthesis protein has translation MDQQHILYDPEGLWEQALPLDREPYLSLVTAVLAWTGPEPVLQPRDYEQLNLQLTGHARAVAGDVQRRCAALPKNSKARALAEVVLGEAERRLAARPDATVACVQNRARLVRALYERLDHLKAAERPAPATTAP, from the coding sequence ATGGACCAGCAGCACATTCTGTACGACCCCGAGGGACTCTGGGAGCAGGCGCTGCCGCTCGACCGCGAACCGTACCTCTCGCTGGTCACAGCCGTCCTGGCCTGGACGGGCCCGGAGCCGGTGCTCCAGCCCCGCGACTATGAGCAGCTCAACCTGCAGCTGACCGGGCACGCCCGGGCCGTGGCCGGCGACGTCCAGCGGCGCTGCGCCGCACTGCCCAAGAACAGCAAGGCGCGGGCCCTGGCGGAGGTCGTCCTCGGCGAAGCCGAACGCCGCCTGGCAGCGCGGCCGGACGCCACAGTCGCCTGTGTGCAAAACCGTGCCCGCCTCGTACGGGCACTGTACGAACGCCTCGACCACCTGAAGGCTGCCGAACGGCCTGCCCCCGCCACTACAGCGCCCTGA
- a CDS encoding GNAT family N-acetyltransferase, with product MSESLLQLVRADRYREVRSLLLDVYREIYADEGQVFHNVDRFAERADMYASLDGWSAVLGRTGDNGGGVTGYAFGAPLPTGSAWWNSAADPLPGDFTREDGRRTFAVFEVMVRRPWRGTGEAHRLHERLLHDRPEQRATLLVNAAHPAVRQRYEQWGYRALGDQRPFADAPVYTMMLREPLHG from the coding sequence GTGTCCGAGAGCCTGCTGCAGCTGGTCCGCGCCGACCGGTACCGCGAGGTCCGCAGCCTGCTGCTCGACGTCTACCGAGAAATCTATGCCGATGAGGGTCAGGTGTTTCACAACGTGGACCGGTTCGCCGAGCGCGCCGACATGTACGCCTCCCTGGACGGCTGGAGCGCTGTCCTCGGCCGCACGGGAGACAACGGGGGAGGGGTGACCGGGTACGCCTTCGGTGCCCCGCTGCCGACCGGTTCCGCCTGGTGGAACTCCGCCGCCGATCCACTGCCGGGCGACTTCACGCGCGAAGACGGCCGGCGTACCTTCGCTGTCTTCGAGGTGATGGTCCGCCGCCCCTGGCGCGGTACCGGCGAGGCACACCGCCTCCATGAACGGCTCCTGCACGACCGGCCGGAGCAACGGGCCACGCTGCTGGTCAACGCCGCGCATCCGGCGGTCCGGCAACGCTATGAGCAGTGGGGCTACCGCGCTCTCGGTGACCAGCGGCCCTTCGCCGACGCCCCGGTCTACACCATGATGCTCCGCGAGCCGCTCCATGGCTGA